In Drosophila pseudoobscura strain MV-25-SWS-2005 chromosome 4, UCI_Dpse_MV25, whole genome shotgun sequence, the following proteins share a genomic window:
- the LOC6902812 gene encoding uncharacterized protein translates to MQAAMDTAAMAIAVGVGGSSSSSSGPGSSSSSGSSSSSGYGSATTTPTTPLSSGGGGGHYEASPTSMPMATIATVAPFYSEALTSMDAQQRQQQQQQQQQNQSHFYHQNYGYGNTLPLTSPLDAAAYNAYSGAYNAYGSGAATSSSYQGGARYEKLAPSSSSKYSGGSAAIGGGGAAGGGMKPQAAATPFYAQPLAQPGTNGSGGGGGAGGYMMNTNHPYDPYKYKMPAQVAPPPQALQPMVQPSNQTTASAGQPQYGHGLAMNPGQRQQQLQQHQQQQQQQQFSQLEANFAAIKPSSRYQGIPHQSMPPSQVPYGTPPGAASSSGAPATPYYDKYGVMAMPPMYPSNGGLPPMYTPPELAPESAYRKSGSSCHWSVDYNAANCRSLPPVAPAPSSSYHHPQSNEMYYGGGKYDKYGNPAAPYASNPYPTTIAQPPYGAPAGRNMWSVTENPAQPNPRQNCCSQAAYPQQNCYYPRSNVPQPPPPQQHQQQQQQYPVSGATKLKHPITSDLYAPYDTAPPPTQLGYGYGAGQQVGGSSATNISPNQRYVAPPLNMGMGMGMGMNMGMGMGMGMDPSISLSGGGGGGSYYNDLNLNLNSLEGYVPQVVPQMPPQQTHRGPYQDYRKRSSASASAAGNCYLGQQGGSAGPLSGALTNLEAHVDSYVGYNHHATASNSHFGMEATKTSPQTCNIRDFLATWNDDEDEAAAEPQAAAVALVAPTVPPIQAATPNFMYESLPPSGPQATAVVVDHQAAGINLPDIIIDIEKATNVGGGIVPSGVDSFGSFDVEKELDELRLKTGVSSDQCPAENDALAEILRVEQPPASSAPVEPLELPLPSPILQSVAGIMHAAEEPSPTLDFDTNNSSNSNESTFAKEYETFIHKIEGSGSEAEETNAQDDSEYREHAKRFKFYKRKRKNTEPQEPQKQEVEQQQQEEEQKEVAPSPKAVKLSPQKLLARRRRNRIKMLKILEFESPKLKYRHYFKALKLLRRRYASSRTREQHKTRMRRHLALKKERRLPPIKRLIKKYAEGSGSSATQLYNPQSLTGLSVSALNTKAFRSSLLQSSGRETVIKSGYGLQKKTEEGIETEDRDLGPEQEEENTIQSVDLLPHFKGFDDIENTNLSPKAKLRVEPEEAEEKVLAQSSVAEVTKAKEREIQAWLRNNSMEEDVVEVPVPEEPKPIVVASPAPSSSSSSSSSSSSSSSSSSSDDDKDSTSSSSQEEDSSSTSSSSSSSPSVAEAAEVAEESDFNEMAALERELSQSQILEPAAEPAAAILEDMVMPQEEPISSAAPIPEEASNNDIAKLKQILESDGEEQTTVRSPSQSPNPTPLQSPNPLPFTSPSNDTSSIVPKLSDLSKIALNSSLKTRELDIRPSGDPEESLPAFEPDSEGAQAADRKESQLPPFEDKSQTPLEAPESQAAFEPHVAAEEESLPASEMPETPRELSVEDALAEMYQQIGVASDPEDFEGDKDADTEGNPSGPDMLLINLAEIFDTSSDLYVVECDMNENILEIVASEQEEEAQDRSQEQALQLIQLLAEPQPELIHHEEIIPDSQTELRQRRRQLLKYLHLKYAQRPIGRFYHAQRILKKYRRRRGPAAAVAGARKHRESSFYQR, encoded by the coding sequence ATGCAAGCGGCGATGGACACGGCCGCCATGGCCATTGCCGTGGGTGTCGGTGGATCctcgagctccagctccggaccggggagcagcagcagcagcggaagcagcagcagcagtggctaTGGCAGTGCCACAACCACGCCCACCACGCCGCTGAGCagcggagggggaggaggacaCTACGAGGCCTCGCCCACATCGATGCCGATGGCGACGATAGCCACAGTGGCACCGTTCTACAGCGAGGCACTTACCTCCATGGAtgcacagcagcggcagcagcagcaacagcaacagcagcagaatcaaTCGCACTTTTATCACCAGAACTACGGCTATGGGAATACCCTGCCCCTGACCTCGCCTTTGGATGCGGCTGCCTACAATGCGTACAGTGGGGCATACAACGCGTACGGCAGTGGGGCAGCCACAAGCAGCAGCTATCAGGGAGGGGCACGCTACGAGAAGCTAGCCCCAAGCTCGAGCTCAAAGTACAGCGGAGGAAGTGCAGCCatcggcggaggaggagcagcaggagggggaATGAAGCCCCAGGCTGCAGCCACGCCTTTCTATGCCCAACCCTTGGCGCAGCCAGGAACCAATGgaagcggaggaggaggaggagcaggaggctaCATGATGAACACGAATCATCCCTACGATCCCTACAAGTACAAGATGCCCGCCCAAGTGGCACCGCCGCCGCAAGCGCTTCAGCCGATGGTGCAGCCGTCCAACCAGACGACGGCATCCGCGGGGCAGCCTCAGTACGGGCATGGACTGGCCATGAATCCCggccagaggcagcagcagctgcaacagcaccagcagcagcagcagcaacaacaattctCGCAGTTGGAGGCCAACTTTGCGGCCATCAAGCCGAGCAGTCGCTACCAGGGCATACCCCACCAGAGCATGCCGCCGTCTCAAGTGCCGTACGGCACTCCGCCCGGGGCAGCGTCCTCCTCTGGTGCCCCAGCCACGCCCTACTACGACAAGTACGGAGTCATGGCCATGCCTCCCATGTACCCCTCGAACGGGGGGCTGCCGCCGATGTACACTCCGCCGGAACTGGCGCCGGAGTCGGCGTACCGCAAGTCGGGAAGCAGCTGCCACTGGAGCGTGGACTACAACGCCGCCAATTGTCGATCTCTGCCGCCGGtggccccagcccccagcagCTCCTACCATCATCCGCAGAGCAATGAGATGTATTACGGCGGCGGAAAGTACGACAAGTACGGGAATCCTGCAGCGCCGTATGCCAGCAATCCTTATCCCACGACCATCGCGCAGCCGCCGTACGGAGCACCCGCCGGTCGGAACATGTGGTCTGTTACGGAGAATCCAGCCCAGCCCAATCCCCGCCAGAACTGCTGCTCCCAGGCGGCATATCCGCAGCAGAACTGCTACTATCCAAGGAGCAACGTGCCccagccaccgccgccgcagcagcatcagcagcagcagcagcagtacccGGTAAGCGGGGCCACGAAGCTGAAGCATCCGATAACCTCTGACCTCTACGCGCCCTACGACACAGCCCCACCGCCCACGCAGCTGGGATACGGCTACGGGGCGGGGCAGCAGGTGGGAGGATCCTCTGCCACGAACATCAGTCCCAATCAGAGATACGTGGCGCCTCCCTTGAacatgggaatgggaatggggatggggatgaacatgggaatgggcatgggcatgggaatggACCCCAGCATCAGCCTCagcggtggaggcggcggcggcagctacTACAACgatctcaatctcaatctgaACAGCCTGGAGGGCTACGTGCCACAGGTGGTGCCGCAGATGCCGCCACAGCAAACGCATCGTGGCCCCTACCAGGATTACCGCAAGAGATCATCCGCTTCTGCGTCGGCAGCGGGGAACTGCTACCTGGGACAGCAGGGAGGAAGTGCGGGACCCCTGAGTGGAGCCCTCACCAATCTGGAGGCACATGTGGACAGCTATGTGGGGTACAATCACCATGCCACTGCCTCCAATTCCCACTTTGGCATGGAAGCCACAAAGACATCCCCCCAGACATGCAACATTCGCGATTTTCTGGCCACGTGGAACGACGATGAGGACGAGGCCGCCGCCGAGCCACAGGCCGCAGCAGTGGCATTGGTGGCTCCGACTGTGCCACCGATTCAGGCGGCTACACCGAATTTTATGTACGAATCTCTGCCTCCGAGTGGACCCCAGGCCACCGCTGTGGTGGTGGACCATCAGGCGGCGGGGATTAATCTCCCGGACATCATAATAGACATTGAAAAGGCCACGAATGTCGGGGGAGGAATCGTCCCATCGGGCGTGGACTCCTTTGGGAGCTTCGATGTGGAGAAGGAGCTGGATGAACTGCGCCTGAAGACAGGCGTTTCCTCCGATCAGTGTCCCGCGGAGAACGACGCCCTGGCGGAGATTCTACGCGTGGAACAACCTCCTGCCTCTTCTGCTCCAGTGGAACCCCTAGAGCTACCTCTGCCCAGTCCCATTCTCCAGAGCGTAGCAGGGATCATGCATGCTGCGGAGGAGCCTTCACCCACACTGGACTTTGacaccaacaacagctccAATTCGAACGAATCCACCTTCGCCAAGGAGTACGAGACATTCATCCACAAGATCGAGGGCAGTGGAAGCGAAGCGGAGGAGACGAACGCCCAGGACGACAGCGAATATCGAGAGCACGCGAAGCGTTTCAAGTTCTACAAGAGGAAGCGCAAGAACACGGAACCACAGGAGCCCCAGAAACAAgaggtggagcagcagcaacaggaggagGAACAGAAGGAGGTCGCACCCAGTCCAAAGGCAGTAAAGCTCTCACCCCAGAAGCTGCTCGCACGCCGTCGTCGCAATCGCATCAAGATGCTAAAGATCCTGGAGTTTGAGAGTCCGAAGCTCAAGTACCGGCACTACTTCAAGGCCCTGAAGCTACTGCGGAGGAGAtacgccagcagcaggacgcGAGAGCAACACAAGACCCGGATGCGGCGACATCTGGCACTCAAAAAAGAGCGTCGCTTGCCGCCCATTAAGCGGCTGATCAAGAAATACGCCGAGGGATCGGGGAGCTCCGCAACGCAGCTCTACAATCCCCAGAGCCTCACGGGTCTGAGTGTTTCCGCCTTGAACACGAAGGCTTTTAGGAGCAGCCTGCTGCAGTCCTCGGGCCGGGAGACGGTTATCAAGAGCGGCTACGGGCTACAGAAGAAGACTGAAGAAGGAATCGAAACTGAGGATAGAGATCTGGGGCCAgaacaggaggaggagaacaCTATCCAATCTGTGGATCTGTTGCCACATTTCAAGGGCTTCGATGACATCGAGAATACGAATCTTTCGCCGAAGGCCAAGCTGCGAGTGGAGCccgaggaggcggaggagaagGTCCTGGCCCAGTCATCCGTGGCGGAGGTAACCAAAGCCAAGGAGCGGGAGATTCAGGCCTGGCTAAGGAACAACAGCATGGAGGAGGATGTGGTCGAAGTGCCTGTTCCAGAAGAGCCCAAACCAATCGTTGTCGCGTCTCCAGCTccatcctcctcttcctcgtcatCATCTTCGAGTTCGAGCTCGAGCTCTAGTTCCAGCTCCGACGATGACAAGGATtcaacgagcagcagcagccaagaggaggactcctcctccaccagcagcagcagcagcagtagcccCTCCGTGGCAGAGGCCGCAGAGGTGGCCGAGGAGAGCGACTTCAATGAGATGGCCGCGCTGGAGAGAGAGCTCTCTCAATCGCAGATCCTGGAGCCAGCAGCGGAACCTGCGGCAGCTATACTGGAGGACATGGTCATGCCTCAGGAGGAACCAATCTCTTCTGCTGCCCCCATTCCCGAGGAGGCATCCAACAATGATATTGCCAAGCTGAAGCAGATTCTGGAGAGCGATGGCGAGGAGCAGACCACAGTGCGGAGCCCATCTCAATcccccaacccaaccccatTGCAATCCCCGAACCCGCTCCCCTTCACATCCCCCTCCAATGACACCTCCTCCATCGTACCAAAGCTAAGTGACCTTAGTAAAATTGCCTTAAATAGTTCCTTAAAAACTAGAGAATTAGACATAAGACCAAGCGGGGATCCAGAGGAATCCCTGCCCGCCTTTGAGCCGGATTCAGAGGGAGCCCAGGCAGCGGATCGAAAGGAATCCCAGCTGCCCCCATTTGAGGACAAGTCCCAGACCCCTTTGGAAGCACCCGAGTCCCAGGCTGCTTTTGAGCCGCATGTGGCAGCAGAAGAGGAATCCCTGCCCGCCTCTGAGATGCCGGAAACACCACGTGAACTGAGCGTCGAGGATGCCCTGGCGGAGATGTATCAACAAATAGGCGTGGCCTCCGACCCTGAGGACTTTGAGGGCGACAAGGATGCAGACACAGAAGGAAATCCAAGTGGACCGGACATGCTGCTGATCAATCTGGCGGAGATCTTTGACACCAGCAGCGATCTCTATGTGGTGGAGTGCGACATGAACGAGAACATCCTTGAGATTGTGGCCAGCGAGCAGGAAGAGGAGGCGCAGGATCGCAGCCAAGAGCAGGCCTTGCAGCTCATCCAACTGCTGGCCGAGCCACAGCCCGAGCTGATCCACCACGAGGAGATCATCCCAGACAGCCAGACGGAGCTGCGTCAGCGTCGGCGCCAGCTCTTGAAGTATCTGCATTTAAAGTATGCCCAGAGACCGATCGGTAGGTTCTATCATGCCCAGCGGATTCTCAAGAAGTACAGGCGGAGGagagggccagcagcagcagtagcaggagcaAGGAAGCATCGGGAGTCCAGCTTCTAccaaagatag